The Vibrio bathopelagicus genomic sequence TCTGAATATATAATCTACGTACGATTCGGGTGATTCAGGATGTGGTCTTCCCAATCGACAACATCAATTTCGTATACCACTTTGTTACGAACACTTTCACCAGCAGCATGCATCTCTGATTTAGAACCCGTGATCAATGGGTGCCACTCTGGAATCGGCTTAGATTCTGATAGAAGACGGTAAGCACAAGTATCTGGTAGCCAATGGAACTCATGAATCTTGTCACGAGTTAGCTTCAAACACTCTTCACCTGAAGTGAAGCGATTCGGGTAGTCTTTACACGAACATGTTTTGTCGTTTAACCAGCTGCACGCCACGTTGGTGTAGTACACTTCATCGCTATCTTCATCCATTAGTTTATGTAGGCAGCACTTACCGCAACCGTCACAAAGTGATTCCCACTCATTCTCGGTCATTTGCTCTAGTGTCTTTTCTTGCCAAAATGGATTCGTCATAGGATTACTTCTTACTCTTTTACTGGGGTGCGTGTTATACCGTTAGCCCATAAAAAGTTCAAGGATAAAAATTGTTCATTCTGTGATCCAATCAATAGCTGTCACTCCCATTGTTTTTTGCTACTATCGCGCACCCTGTTATTTAGTGAGTTTAATTTGATGGAATGTCGTTTAGGTTGTGGAGCTTGTTGTATCGCTCCGAGTATTACATCTGCTATTCCTGGAATGCCTAATGGCAAGCCTGCTGGCGTACGCTGCATCCAATTAAATGAGCAAGACCTGTGTAAGTTATTCGGCCAACCTTCACGCCCTAAAGTGTGCCACCAGTTCAAAGCCTGCCCTATTATTTGTGGAAAGACGGACCAAGAAGCACTCGATAACCTTATCGAATTAGAAGCGATTACCTAACCGATATTCGTTCTTTTATTCTGATTATCCTATATAAGATTTCACACCTTTGGTGAATCTAAACTATCTTATTGATACTAGTACAGATTAATAAGGACAGTTATGAACAGGTATATCGCAGAAATGTTTGGTACGTTTTGGTTAGTGTTAGGGGGCTGTGGTAGCGCCGTTCTAGCCGCTGCTTTTCCCGATGTCGGTATTGGCCTACTAGGGGTCTCTTTAGCTTTTGGTTTAACCGTGCTCACCATGGCGTTTGCTATCGGACATATATCCGGCTGCCATCTCAACCCAGCCGTCACTATTGGCCTTTGGGTTGGCGGGCGCTTTAAGGCCAAAGATGTGCCCCCTTACGTAGTCGCCCAAGTGATCGGCGGCCTTATTGCCGGTGGTGTGTTATATGTAATCGCTTCTGGGCAGGCGGGCTTTGACGTTGTAGCATCTGGATTTGCCGCAAATGGCTACGCTGAACACTCGCCAGGTGGCTATTCGTTAACAGCGGCACTTGTCTGTGAGGTGGTAATGACCATGGTGTTCCTATTCGTGATTATGGGCGCAACCGACTCAAAAGCACCAGCTGGATTTGCACCTATCGCGATTGGTCTTTGTTTAACCTTGATCCACCTTATCAGTATCCCCGTAACGAATACTTCAGTAAACCCAGCTCGAAGTACCGGAGTAGCCATGTATGTTGGCGGCTGGGCAGAGAATCAATTGTGGCTATTTTGGGTCGCTCCGATTCTTGGAGCCGTAATTGGCGCAATCATCTACAACGCTGTTCGTGGTAAAGATTAACTATAGATTTCACACCGCAAACTGACAAAGCCGCGAACTGAGCGGCTTTTATTTTGTTGCAAGCCCCCTAACTCCTCCACGTGATAACCTCTGGTTAACAGGGATATTCCATCGGTTCATTAGCGTTCAATTATCAGCCTTAGCATAATGCACGCAATTCCCTATACCTATGGACACAACAATGAACAAAACATTTCTTGTACTAGCTATCTCTTCTTTAACGGCAACAACAGCTATCGCTAGTGAATCAGCACCAACCCCTGAATTAATGCCAGAACCAATTAAAACCGAGTTTTTTGTTGGTGGTGGTTTAGGCT encodes the following:
- a CDS encoding YcgN family cysteine cluster protein; its protein translation is MTNPFWQEKTLEQMTENEWESLCDGCGKCCLHKLMDEDSDEVYYTNVACSWLNDKTCSCKDYPNRFTSGEECLKLTRDKIHEFHWLPDTCAYRLLSESKPIPEWHPLITGSKSEMHAAGESVRNKVVYEIDVVDWEDHILNHPNRT
- a CDS encoding YkgJ family cysteine cluster protein → MECRLGCGACCIAPSITSAIPGMPNGKPAGVRCIQLNEQDLCKLFGQPSRPKVCHQFKACPIICGKTDQEALDNLIELEAIT
- the aqpZ gene encoding aquaporin Z; the encoded protein is MNRYIAEMFGTFWLVLGGCGSAVLAAAFPDVGIGLLGVSLAFGLTVLTMAFAIGHISGCHLNPAVTIGLWVGGRFKAKDVPPYVVAQVIGGLIAGGVLYVIASGQAGFDVVASGFAANGYAEHSPGGYSLTAALVCEVVMTMVFLFVIMGATDSKAPAGFAPIAIGLCLTLIHLISIPVTNTSVNPARSTGVAMYVGGWAENQLWLFWVAPILGAVIGAIIYNAVRGKD